The Lasioglossum baleicum chromosome 12, iyLasBale1, whole genome shotgun sequence genome segment CGCgtacaaatagttattgagatataagctgttaaagtttttgcagaatttgattgtgtggaactacatatagacaaaagcctactactaaaATCCACACGACCGTGtggatgagacagaacatgatcgtgcccattcggatcataaatttgaagccgtaaaatatggaagaatgccTTACACCCATttttatacataagaatattaatccaggGTTATAAAATACTTATGTCAAGGTacttatacaaatttttataaccaCCGCGCTCGAATCAGATCGATGATTTTAGAAccaccgatccagagatgtagattcacccctagaacggatgaccattactttttatacaccctgtacaaaggTGCTTCGATAGTTTCATTAGCAAGCGTGGCGATAGCTATGCAAATACACCGCTGTACACCGGGTTGCCGCTAACAGGCGGATCGTAAAATCAACTGGCACGATTAGCCATCGTATTACCTGCAAGCCCTTCGGGGCGTCCATTGGCTGCGCTTGATAGTTCTCAACATCCGAGTCGTCTTGATTTTCCGATGCGAAATGGGAGAAATGTCTTTTGGACGAGTGCCTGGCCCTAAAGAAGGAAATAGTATTACGCTGCGATTTTACTCTTCAGTTACCAAGAAACAAAACCTTTGCGAAAAATTGACCTGCGTCTTGTAAATTCAAGATCAATCCTCTTTTAAACTTTTGTCACAGACTCCCAAGGAAGCAGTTGAGTTCCCGAACACTCAATCCCCAAAAATCCCACAAAAGCAAAGTAATTTGATCATCACAATCAAAATTAATTGAACGTGTTAAAAGAAGCTTGATCTTGGAACTGAAGATCAATCTTGCGAAAATGTTTCCGCACCTGACGTGTCTCGTCCGGCTGGGTTTCTTCGGGGTCTCGTGGTCGTCGAGGTTGCGCTTCTGTTTCACAGCGGCTCTCCATTCCTGCAACCGGCTCAGCGTGTCCTTAGCGCCTGGAACGTCTCTTTTCCGTTTAGTACTCAGTTTCGGTTGGCCCCGTTGCTCTTCGGAAGACTTCTTATGATCTAGCTCTTCCAGGTGACGATCCTTCTCCGCGTTCCTGTGATCACTGTCCCGGGCATTCGTCTTCGGTTCCTGGCCATGCTTGACCTCGGCCTTGCGCACCGCTGTCAACAGTTTCATCATGGCTTTATCAGCGCTAGAAGGATCCGGTGGAGATGGCACAGGTGCGTTGGTCGACGGGTGATCTGGCAAATCGGAGGGCCTGGCCCCGTAATTCGGCGGAGAGAACGGGAAGAACGGTGGAGCGTCTTGAATGGTCGAAGAGAAGACATGACGTTGCGACGAAGCTGTGCTACTATCGTCGTTGCCGACATCGTAGGCGATGTCGTAGTCTGTGTTCTCGATGTCCGCCTCCCCGGGGTCgtcatcatcgtcgtcgtcgtcgtcgtcgtcgtcgtcgtcgttatcGTCATCATCGTCATCCTCGTCGCTCGGCTCGCCGGCGTACAGCTGCACTCAGAATTATTTTCATCCATTTAGGTATATACTTCCTCTCCTAGCATAAAGCTAACGATAAAAGCACAGCAATACCTCGCTTCGATCTCGGACTAGAAGTCTTCGAGCAAGATATTAAGGAGGTCGTTTCCAGGATTACGAGGGTGCGAGATGCGCGTTCTAAAttcttgataatgcaaagatggggtttttcagtagtcaaaaccgctagataaaagatcaatttaggcCTCGATtgctctatttttacgtttacgaggcgtaatttgcattacgcgcagcatgtagctgtcgcgactttatgaaaatagctacgtgCTATTATACTACTACTAAATTTAAAATTAGGACTTTTAAGGACGATTGCGGCCTAAATTGGTCTTTTATCCagcgcttttgattactgaaaaaccccatctttgcattatagaGAAATaggaaggcgcatcccgcacccttgcaatcctggaagctAGAGCCTACCCTCTTAATGCACTCGGAAACGAACGAAGTCATTAAGATCGTTAAGATTTCACGGGGAATTGCATAATCGCTTCGATAGACCGATCGAGCTACGTGTTCTCCACGATCGAGGGGTCGTCGAACCGTTTAAGGGAGCCAACAAGGAGCACGTGGTCCCTCGGCCTATCACCGACCTCTCGTGTCACGCGTACCACGCTCGATAACCCGATTTCTCGTTTTGTTACATGCGATTCGGGCTATTGCGTGTAATTAATATCAGAATTCACGACCACCGTCACGACGATCCGTTTTCTCTTGTCCGCGATACGATACTCCCAGAGCGACATAGGAGGACACTCCGTGGTTCAAGTGAAACGATATACCACTGTTATAAATAAATCTCGTTACCTGAGAAATTGTTAGCGAGGTGTACGCATATCGCAGAACGAGTATATTCTGCGTTCCTAAACCGACCAGACTGGCAGGATAAAAAGATACAGGAGCTACGTAGACATTCATTTCAACCTGACTAACTTTACAgagttgaaaacaatataattATAGCGATTTGTATTGTAACTCACCTGCTCCTCGAACGCCTTCAGCTCGTCCAGGAGATCTTGCTGGAGGAACCGATGCTTCAAGGTCTCCACGTCCCGCTTCAGCTCCTCGATCTGCCTCGCGTTCGTCAAAGAGCATCGCAGATTCCATGTTTCCAGGCCCAAGCAGAGAACAGCGATCACAAGCGCGAGCACGCTTAGAACGGTGTGTCTCCGAGGGCGGAACCACTGCTTGTTGAAGCCCTGTTCGAGCTCCGACTGCGAGATGCTCAGGTTCTCCCTCGAGAAGCTGAGGAAGGAGCGCACCTCTTCTTTACCCCGAACGTCGTTCATCAGCTTCTGCTTCAGCTTCACGACTCTGCTCTCCTCTTCCGGTAGCACGGAAGTCATCTTGATTAAGATTCTCCGAGTTCACCCGAGTATGCTCCTCAGAATCTCGACCGACGGTAGCTGACACTGTAGGAGACTTTTTACATCACATCCGGCAAGCACATGTTGAAAGATAATTGTGAGAGATGAATTTATCCAATGTCGTCTTCAGTCACCGAAAGTTCTAACACCGAATATCCTCTTCTTTGTATGTAGAGGTCTCAGGCAGATGGTAGCTCACATCGCACGTGAGAGATCAATTCCTTCACTGTCGTCCTCGATCGCCTAACTTCTGAAGATCCTCTTctctgcacacacacacacacaggccCGACCGAACACGGTAGCCGACTCTTTACATCGCACTTCGCAGAAGCATGCAGGAAGATAAACGCATGAAAAATTACAGATCCATCTAAACACCGAAGATTCTGTCCTCTAATCGCGCACAAAGTCAGCTGAGGTTACGAACGAGTCAAGGAGCCGCGTTCCTCTAGCACCGATGAACCGATTAGGTCGACGAAGTCCATGCTATCTGTCGCCGAGTTGTTATCAACTGGCTTGACCGCCGGACTTGTTCAAGCGTTTGGCGGCGTGTTCGCGTCTTCGCTTCTCTACGGCCCCTCGGCGATAACACAATCGCTAAATGAGCTGTGGTAACGAGCTCCGCATGCTTGCACTTTCTCCTTCCATTGGCGGTCCACTGTCATGGGACGAGCATCCTAGCCCGCTAATCGTGTCAACAGCCTCTGTGGATGAATCGTGTGCAGTCAGGTACGCCCGTGAAAATGATCTGTCGCCTTAATGATTTGTCGCACGCCGCCTCGTCCGACCCCACAGATCTCGGGATGCCGCGCGCCGCAAGGATCAAGACGTTAAATGTCCCGCATCCTCGACCTGGCCCTCTTTAAAACCAGTCCGGTGGGTTTTTTTCTTGGCCAGAGGAGGTCCAGAGGAGGTCCAGAGGAGCAGGACCGCCGCCGAGAGAATATCGAAGATTCGACCCTTTCGACCCCCTTTCGACCCCCTCGGCCCCCTCGCCACCGGAACCCTTACTCGCTTTTGTCTCCCCTACTCGTCTTCTCGGTCACACAGTGTTTCGAGCACAGCATACTAGCTCGACCAAACCCAAAATCTAACGAGCAAAAAATATTGCTAATtactagacaacggattttacgCACTTGCGGTAAAAATAGATAGGTGCGATTCAAAACGGTACAACGATCGAAAGAATTTCAGGCGTATTGTTTTCAGCTTTTTGAAGTTATAAAAAACCAAAATTTGGTACAGCTAGCTTTCTTTCGGAACACTGTGCCCGATTTTGACTGTGAATCCTTTCCAGTTGGGGAAGACTTGGGGTCGTCGAGATGATTTCAATATTTGTGAAAAATCCTTATGATCTGATAGTTACTGTTCGGTAAACAGATGCGGCACTGTGCAGGTTCAGTGATAAGGCGATCTGACTGAAACTGAATCGAAGAACAGAGGAACTTGAAATGGTACGAGAAAGAAGCAACCAACGTGCTCGACAGACTCGGGCATACTGATGATCGTAACTCGTGTGTCGGAAGCAGAAAACATGTTCGAGTTGATTACAGCAGCGCCTTCGTCCCTGGATCTCAGTGGCGTAGATCAGTGATCCATCGACGAGACGCAGCCTCCTCGACCGGTACAATAGCCCTCCGCGATCGATAAAGCCCTCGGGATCAATGGGAAATTACGTCGCTTCGATCCAACTGATAAAAAGTCCCATTATCTTATTtataaatgcaaaataaaaattgattggaTTAATTGCAAGGTATAGGATGCACGTAGACATTTCTTTCtcgttttaatcattttaaggaGTTAAAAATAATGCAGAAGGGTTTCTATATTTTTCAAATgtctttactgttttacatttgcTCTATCCAttcttatcataaatgcatcaaatccgcagtctaactacAAATAACTAAAATCTAAAATCAGATCTAAAGTCAGCCGGCAACCTGGGTTGAGGCTGACCCAGTGATTGCTGTCCGATGgctaaattaaaaattacgaaGCGCACAGAGCGACGCGATTGGATCATAAGAAAACATTTAATATTCGAGCTCGAGTCCGCTGAGTTTCACGGAAGTAACGCGTATTCTGTAACAGAACAGAGTATATTTTTCTAGGAATTTTTAATACGAGTTTAAGTGGATTCTGGCGACCCGAACGAAATGAGCatgcatttttttcatttgcaacTTGTTGACGTTGCATCCGTCTCGTCACGAATCACTCGAACGCCCACTATTGGCCATATTTCTCTCAGAATGCACGCTTGTTCCAGGAAAGGCTGCAACAACGTGGAATTCTATCGTGAACGAGGGACCCATGCCGGGGAACAACATCTCCAATTCCGAATTCCTTCGGAGCAGAGCGAATTTGATACACAATGGCTcctggaaccgtcgcgtcgcggctaTGGGAACGCTGGTAAGAACCTCTTCGAGAAATTTCTTCATCCCTCGAAGATTATCTCGCAGGAAATTTGTGAACTTGATTGTCGCTTTCGTTATACTCCTAACAAACTTCTAAGATAGAAGCTGAAGTTTAAACGTTATCCAAAGACGTTATTCGATCGTTGATTGTgtaatttttggatattttcCACAGGTTGTTGCCATCTGGGGATGAGGATAATGGAGCATTTGTTGGAGCATCTTGCTTGTCGTCATTGTTATACTCCTAACAAACTTCTAGGATAGAAGCTAAAGTTTAAACGTTATCCAAAGACGTTATCCGATCGTTGATTGTGTAATTTTTGGATACTTTCCACAGGTTGTTGCCGTCTGGGGATGAGGATAATGGAGCATCTGTTGGAGCATCTTTGCTTGTCGTCTTTGTTATACTCCTAACAAACTTCTAAGATACAAAAGAAAACCGAGGTTGCTTGTCATTGTAAAAGGTAAACTATAACGCTATTCGATCGTTGATTGTGTAACTTTTGGACACTTTCCACAGGTTGTTTACCAGCTACAGGCGCGCAATTGGACAGTAATTAATTCGTCCCAGTGGCTCTCCTCGCGAGTTCACATAAAACTCGCTGCATACTACGTGGAAGCGAACTTCGGGATTATCAATTCGTAGAAGAGTTCACAAATGTCAGATGCCTACGCTTTCGCAACCGCGTTATCAGGAATTCTACAATTGCGAGCGTAATTAGTCACCGTGCGACCACCGCGGCGCACGTGTGCCATTAGCACTGCAATTGAGTCTTCCCGCGTAGGAAGACGAAAATTCGTGATCTGGATCAATTTACTGGTTCAACGAGCCGAAACATACTGCCAATTGCTTCATACGGTCTTTCTCCTTGTTTCGTG includes the following:
- the Egr gene encoding TNF superfamily member 12 eiger, giving the protein MTSVLPEEESRVVKLKQKLMNDVRGKEEVRSFLSFSRENLSISQSELEQGFNKQWFRPRRHTVLSVLALVIAVLCLGLETWNLRCSLTNARQIEELKRDVETLKHRFLQQDLLDELKAFEEQLYAGEPSDEDDDDDDNDDDDDDDDDDDDDDPGEADIENTDYDIAYDVGNDDSSTASSQRHVFSSTIQDAPPFFPFSPPNYGARPSDLPDHPSTNAPVPSPPDPSSADKAMMKLLTAVRKAEVKHGQEPKTNARDSDHRNAEKDRHLEELDHKKSSEEQRGQPKLSTKRKRDVPGAKDTLSRLQEWRAAVKQKRNLDDHETPKKPSRTRHVRARHSSKRHFSHFASENQDDSDVENYQAQPMDAPKGLQVSGHALAAHYSADSKLPGVSDCRHRCRNCNLTAVGQCHRDRIFTAWRATDWMHGALMDQHFNMHEDGSLIIPRDGLYLVYAQIHYVDTVHAAGFRLEVNNRVILQCSVARTGTKIDQSCFSAQVTLLRKNDSLSLKEIEESPRGAILEDIDSFLGVVKLGDIHMEIP